The following are from one region of the Salicibibacter kimchii genome:
- a CDS encoding TlpA family protein disulfide reductase has product MKKWISALVVFIAVIIIGTIVYENVSSPPVGVNQGEQAPDFELPDEEGKNMSLSDLEGDFVVLNQWASWCEPCIREFPVLDHVHETYEDDLNVVAVNMTGTERRVEDATEFLDENPVTMPVLFDEDGEFADDYPPTDGMPTTYFINEEGIIVDVHHGELTEEMLEERLHPFL; this is encoded by the coding sequence ATGAAAAAATGGATCAGCGCTTTAGTAGTTTTCATTGCCGTCATCATCATAGGAACGATCGTCTATGAAAATGTATCCTCTCCGCCGGTTGGTGTCAACCAGGGGGAACAGGCTCCCGACTTTGAATTACCCGACGAAGAGGGCAAAAACATGAGCTTGTCTGACCTTGAGGGAGATTTTGTCGTTTTGAATCAATGGGCGTCGTGGTGTGAGCCTTGCATACGTGAATTTCCCGTCCTTGATCACGTGCATGAAACCTACGAAGACGACTTGAATGTCGTGGCCGTCAATATGACAGGGACAGAGCGTAGGGTGGAAGATGCCACAGAATTTCTGGATGAAAACCCTGTCACCATGCCAGTCTTATTTGATGAAGACGGGGAATTTGCCGATGATTACCCGCCGACGGATGGAATGCCCACCACCTATTTTATCAATGAAGAAGGCATCATTGTCGATGTCCACCACGGGGAGCTCACCGAAGAGATGCTTGAAGAAAGGCTGCACCCCTTTCTGTGA
- the mciZ gene encoding Z-ring formation inhibitor MciZ has protein sequence MKIYKSPDKVVVQGKAWQVLHLLKFYRKQYKSVREWTNEK, from the coding sequence ATGAAAATATACAAATCTCCTGATAAGGTGGTTGTACAGGGAAAAGCATGGCAGGTGCTGCATTTGTTAAAGTTCTATCGCAAGCAATACAAAAGTGTGCGCGAATGGACGAATGAGAAGTGA
- a CDS encoding NUDIX hydrolase yields the protein MSVHDEPTLNKKIIYEGKIIDVELHEVELPNGKTSMREVVKHPGAVAVIGITDEEKIPLVRQFRKATEEMLLEIPAGKREEGEEAKTTAERELQEETGYRPAHLHEIARFYTSPGFADEWISVYLATGLQAGAPQTEADEFLSVEEWTLADARVALREGKWRDAKTAFAIQALLLR from the coding sequence ATGTCCGTCCACGACGAACCAACCCTGAATAAAAAAATCATCTATGAAGGAAAAATTATTGATGTGGAGCTTCATGAAGTGGAGCTCCCCAATGGCAAGACGAGCATGCGCGAGGTGGTAAAGCATCCGGGAGCGGTAGCCGTTATAGGCATCACCGACGAGGAGAAAATACCGCTTGTCCGTCAGTTTCGGAAAGCAACGGAAGAAATGTTGTTGGAAATCCCTGCCGGAAAAAGAGAAGAAGGCGAAGAGGCAAAAACAACGGCCGAGCGGGAATTGCAAGAAGAGACGGGATACCGTCCTGCCCATTTGCATGAAATTGCTCGATTTTACACCTCGCCGGGTTTTGCCGATGAATGGATTAGTGTCTATTTGGCGACTGGCTTACAAGCAGGGGCGCCGCAGACGGAAGCAGATGAATTTTTGAGTGTGGAAGAATGGACGCTGGCCGACGCGCGCGTTGCTTTACGGGAAGGGAAATGGCGCGATGCAAAAACGGCTTTCGCAATCCAGGCGTTGTTGCTTCGTTGA
- the spoIIM gene encoding stage II sporulation protein M: MKPFIERQISLHVQEHRSLYIFSSVLFFTGIIFGAIVVNSLSISQKEDLFVYLQQFFGQVSQGQFSSGSALLWQSFSFYAKYMGLMFILGLSVIGSPLILLLLFLKGITIGFTVGFLVYQLGVSGFSLSLVSVLPQNVLIVPVMIIVCVLSVAFSLRLIRQQFVKVAPREPIFPIFIRVCLGMLLLLCVAFIASMIETFVSPMLLELVADWHMSR; this comes from the coding sequence GTGAAGCCGTTCATCGAGCGTCAAATCAGTTTACACGTTCAAGAACATCGCTCTTTATATATTTTCTCATCGGTGCTCTTTTTTACCGGCATTATTTTTGGCGCGATTGTCGTCAACAGCTTGAGCATTTCCCAGAAAGAAGATTTGTTTGTCTACTTGCAGCAATTTTTTGGCCAAGTCAGTCAAGGGCAGTTTTCAAGCGGAAGCGCTTTGTTATGGCAAAGCTTTAGTTTTTATGCCAAGTATATGGGACTCATGTTTATTCTCGGGCTATCCGTGATAGGTTCACCGTTGATTTTATTGTTGCTTTTTCTGAAAGGAATTACGATCGGATTTACCGTCGGTTTCCTTGTGTACCAATTGGGCGTTTCCGGATTTTCATTATCGCTGGTGTCCGTTCTTCCGCAAAATGTGCTCATCGTGCCGGTAATGATTATCGTCTGCGTTTTATCCGTTGCCTTTTCCTTGCGGCTGATCCGCCAGCAGTTTGTAAAAGTCGCCCCCCGGGAACCGATTTTTCCTATTTTCATCCGTGTATGTTTGGGGATGCTTCTCTTGCTTTGCGTTGCTTTCATTGCCTCCATGATCGAAACGTTTGTGTCTCCAATGTTATTGGAGTTGGTCGCCGACTGGCATATGAGCAGATAG
- a CDS encoding Fur family transcriptional regulator, whose amino-acid sequence MKARMDQIKNELHTQSYKLTPQREATVEVLLENEEDHLSAEDVYLLVKEKAPEIGLATVYRTLELLNDLEIVDKINFGDGVSRYDLRKEGANHSHHHLVCIQCGSVSEIEEDLLGDVERIVEEEWIFKIKDHRLTFHGVCSRCQAEQETAVGSLSFKAAR is encoded by the coding sequence ATGAAAGCACGTATGGATCAGATTAAAAATGAATTGCACACCCAAAGCTACAAATTGACCCCGCAACGAGAAGCTACTGTAGAAGTATTGCTTGAAAATGAAGAAGACCATTTAAGCGCGGAAGACGTATACTTACTGGTGAAAGAAAAAGCCCCGGAGATCGGCCTTGCAACGGTCTATCGTACGTTAGAACTACTCAATGATCTTGAAATCGTTGATAAAATAAATTTCGGTGACGGCGTCTCTCGTTACGACTTGCGCAAAGAAGGAGCGAACCATTCTCATCACCACCTCGTCTGTATACAATGCGGTTCTGTATCGGAGATTGAGGAGGATCTGCTCGGGGACGTTGAGCGGATCGTGGAAGAAGAGTGGATTTTTAAAATCAAAGATCATCGATTGACTTTTCATGGCGTTTGTTCCCGTTGCCAGGCAGAGCAAGAAACGGCCGTCGGATCCCTTTCGTTTAAAGCTGCGCGTTAA
- a CDS encoding DUF4227 family protein, which yields MRTGARAIWNGFKILIVFTGCTAMFYYGILFVIDEYQGDERFEEPEGNAIKVFDQDSGEDFSFRERLMYMWLHGE from the coding sequence ATGCGAACGGGGGCACGTGCCATTTGGAATGGTTTCAAAATACTGATTGTTTTTACAGGATGCACGGCAATGTTTTACTATGGTATTCTATTTGTAATCGATGAATATCAAGGAGATGAAAGATTTGAAGAACCGGAGGGGAATGCAATTAAAGTGTTTGACCAAGACTCGGGAGAGGACTTTTCTTTTCGGGAGCGGCTTATGTATATGTGGTTGCACGGGGAGTAG
- the xerD gene encoding site-specific tyrosine recombinase XerD, whose protein sequence is MTLHIDEFLHYGLVERGFSNNTLASYQRDLYAYTNHLINHEKIEHWNDVQRHHILDYLFSLRAESRSQASLARMTSAIRMFHQFLLREQIIDHDPADLIETPKSGRKLPVILSIAEVEGLLSVAAQKNDAYALRDTAMFELMYGTGLRVSELCSLTLDDTHLEMGFVRCIGKGNKERIIPLGSKAIHALKAYQSKARPSFVKKQSHDILFVNRLGKQLSRQGFWKVLKRHVENAGIKKAVTPHTLRHSFATHLVENGADLRVVQELLGHADITTTQIYTHISRHHLKHIYQTYHPRA, encoded by the coding sequence CTGACGCTACATATTGATGAATTTTTGCATTACGGGCTCGTTGAAAGGGGATTCTCGAATAACACACTGGCCTCCTATCAACGGGATTTGTACGCGTATACGAACCATCTCATAAATCATGAAAAAATCGAACATTGGAATGATGTACAACGCCATCATATTCTCGATTATTTGTTTTCATTGAGAGCCGAAAGTAGATCGCAAGCATCACTCGCGCGGATGACCTCGGCGATTCGTATGTTTCATCAGTTTCTGCTTCGGGAACAAATCATTGATCACGACCCTGCCGATTTGATAGAAACGCCTAAATCCGGGCGGAAGCTCCCTGTTATATTATCGATTGCCGAAGTAGAAGGATTGCTTTCAGTGGCTGCACAGAAAAACGATGCTTACGCCCTGAGAGATACGGCAATGTTTGAACTGATGTATGGTACGGGGTTGCGCGTGTCAGAGCTTTGTTCGTTGACGCTCGATGACACCCATTTGGAAATGGGGTTTGTCCGTTGTATCGGAAAAGGGAACAAAGAACGCATTATCCCCCTCGGATCGAAAGCCATTCACGCGCTGAAAGCTTATCAGTCTAAAGCTCGCCCATCGTTTGTAAAAAAACAATCCCATGATATTCTTTTCGTGAATCGATTAGGGAAACAACTAAGTAGACAAGGCTTTTGGAAAGTGTTAAAAAGGCATGTGGAAAATGCGGGGATCAAAAAAGCCGTTACACCTCATACGTTAAGACACTCGTTCGCGACGCATCTCGTGGAAAACGGGGCTGATCTGCGTGTCGTCCAGGAACTGCTCGGCCATGCCGACATAACGACGACGCAAATTTACACGCATATTTCCAGGCATCATCTTAAACATATTTACCAAACCTATCACCCGCGGGCGTAA
- the deoB gene encoding phosphopentomutase codes for MSHTFSRVFVIVMDSVGIGKGVDAKEFGDEGADTLGSIARYNNGLNIPNLNQLGIGYLKEAPGIYKTEEPLAFYGKMNEKSRSKDTMTGHWELMGLYVDAPFRTFPEGFPDDIITKLEMETGRPVIGNKVASGTAIIEELGEEQVDKGALIVYTSADSVLQIAAHEDVVPIEELYSICEKARGLTYEDPYMLGRVIARPFIGTPGTFQRTTNRHDYALKPFTPTVMNALADAGFTSEAIGKIDDIFDGEGVTHSVRTNSNMDGMDKLMQSIGRPFEGLSFLNLVDFDAHFGHRRDPVGYKEAMEAFDARLPEVLNALGESDLLIITADHGNDPTYPGTDHTREQVPLLSFTKTNQPGKPLGTRETFADVGATIADNFQVTSPKHGSSFLQRLIERGK; via the coding sequence ATGAGCCATACATTTTCTCGCGTATTTGTCATCGTGATGGATTCCGTCGGGATCGGGAAAGGTGTGGATGCAAAGGAGTTTGGAGACGAAGGGGCAGACACCCTTGGTTCTATCGCCCGTTACAACAATGGGCTTAATATCCCCAATTTGAATCAACTTGGCATCGGCTACTTAAAAGAAGCACCGGGCATTTATAAAACGGAAGAACCTCTAGCTTTTTATGGAAAAATGAATGAAAAGTCGAGAAGCAAAGACACGATGACCGGGCATTGGGAGCTGATGGGTCTGTATGTCGATGCTCCTTTTCGCACGTTTCCGGAGGGGTTTCCGGACGATATCATTACGAAACTGGAAATGGAAACCGGCCGCCCGGTGATAGGAAATAAAGTTGCCTCGGGCACTGCTATTATTGAAGAACTCGGGGAAGAACAAGTCGACAAAGGTGCGCTTATCGTTTATACTTCTGCAGACTCAGTATTGCAAATCGCCGCTCATGAAGACGTCGTACCGATAGAAGAATTGTACAGCATATGTGAAAAAGCAAGGGGGCTTACCTACGAAGACCCTTATATGTTGGGCAGAGTCATCGCCCGTCCGTTTATAGGTACACCCGGAACGTTTCAGCGTACAACGAACCGCCATGATTACGCTTTAAAACCATTTACACCTACGGTCATGAACGCATTGGCGGATGCCGGCTTTACATCAGAGGCGATTGGAAAAATTGATGATATTTTTGACGGGGAAGGGGTGACGCATTCGGTCCGGACGAACTCGAATATGGATGGCATGGACAAGCTTATGCAATCGATTGGGCGTCCATTCGAAGGATTGTCTTTCCTCAATCTCGTGGATTTTGACGCCCATTTCGGGCATCGTCGCGACCCTGTCGGCTATAAAGAAGCGATGGAAGCATTTGATGCCCGTTTACCGGAAGTATTGAATGCACTAGGGGAATCGGATTTACTCATCATTACGGCTGACCATGGAAATGACCCCACTTATCCCGGAACGGACCATACCCGGGAGCAAGTGCCGTTGCTTAGTTTTACGAAGACCAATCAACCGGGGAAACCGCTTGGAACGAGAGAAACATTTGCCGATGTGGGGGCGACGATCGCGGATAATTTTCAGGTGACGAGCCCCAAGCATGGGTCAAGTTTCCTACAGCGCTTGATAGAAAGGGGCAAATAG
- a CDS encoding purine-nucleoside phosphorylase: MDETVKNAVDAIKKKMDIQPTIAVTLGSGLGGLADHIEAEAVIRYEDIPGFPTSTVSGHAGEFVIGHLKEVPVIAIKGRFHYYEGYPMQKVVLPTRVISALGVKTLIVSNAAGGVNTSYSPGDLMVIKDHINHMGDHPLIGPNDEEIGPRFPDMSTAYDEGLMEVAHEEAKSMGLQLQRGVYAATTGPTYETPTEVRMFRTLGADAVGMSTVPEVITARHAGVKVLGISCISNAAAGILDQPLSHEEVIETTERVKTNFTELVTRIILRIETEEGNHDNDAETD; encoded by the coding sequence ATGGACGAAACTGTAAAAAACGCTGTCGACGCGATCAAAAAAAAGATGGACATTCAACCAACCATCGCGGTTACACTTGGTTCCGGGTTAGGCGGTCTTGCCGATCACATCGAAGCCGAAGCCGTTATTCGGTATGAAGACATTCCGGGTTTTCCGACATCGACCGTTAGCGGACACGCGGGAGAATTTGTGATCGGTCATTTGAAAGAGGTGCCGGTCATTGCCATCAAAGGACGCTTCCACTATTATGAAGGCTATCCGATGCAAAAAGTCGTCTTGCCGACCCGTGTCATCAGCGCACTCGGTGTGAAGACCCTGATCGTAAGCAACGCCGCCGGAGGGGTAAATACGTCTTATTCGCCCGGCGATTTAATGGTGATCAAGGACCATATCAATCACATGGGCGATCATCCGTTGATCGGTCCAAACGATGAGGAGATTGGTCCTCGCTTTCCGGATATGTCGACCGCCTATGACGAAGGATTGATGGAAGTGGCCCATGAGGAAGCAAAATCGATGGGGCTGCAATTGCAAAGGGGCGTATATGCGGCGACGACCGGTCCCACCTATGAGACCCCCACGGAAGTACGGATGTTTCGAACACTTGGCGCCGATGCCGTCGGGATGTCAACAGTGCCGGAAGTGATCACTGCCAGACACGCAGGTGTAAAAGTTCTAGGTATCTCTTGCATCTCTAACGCGGCTGCAGGAATCCTTGATCAACCGTTAAGCCATGAAGAAGTCATCGAGACGACAGAACGAGTCAAAACAAACTTCACGGAACTTGTTACCCGTATCATTTTGCGGATCGAAACGGAGGAAGGCAATCATGACAACGATGCGGAGACAGATTGA
- a CDS encoding purine-nucleoside phosphorylase, with translation MRRQIEEATDAVKQQLGSGNVDIGLILGSGLGDLADEVESAVRIDYEDIPGFPTSTVEGHAGRLVLGKLEGKNVVAMQGRFHFYEGYSSQEVTFPVRVMKALGVHTLVVTNACGGMNRDYHPGDFMLITDHLNMTGTNPLIGPNDEELGTRFPDMSQAYSPTLIDLAKRIADEETLTVHEGVYTGISGPTFSTTAELSMLRKLGGDVVGMSTVPEVIVARHSGIDVLGISCVTDMAVADDHGGVSHAEVMETAARTKPTFITFVRRIVNELS, from the coding sequence ATGCGGAGACAGATTGAGGAAGCAACGGACGCTGTTAAACAACAGTTGGGTAGCGGAAACGTCGACATTGGTTTGATTCTCGGTTCCGGATTAGGCGATCTCGCGGATGAAGTGGAAAGCGCGGTGCGGATCGATTATGAGGATATTCCCGGCTTTCCCACTTCGACGGTGGAAGGACATGCCGGGCGTCTCGTCCTCGGGAAGCTCGAAGGAAAAAATGTCGTCGCTATGCAGGGACGCTTTCATTTTTATGAAGGCTACAGTTCTCAGGAAGTGACCTTCCCGGTGCGTGTGATGAAAGCGCTCGGTGTACATACCCTGGTCGTGACCAACGCGTGCGGGGGGATGAATCGCGACTATCACCCCGGAGACTTTATGCTGATTACGGATCATCTTAATATGACCGGAACGAACCCGCTCATTGGTCCTAATGACGAGGAATTGGGCACCCGTTTTCCGGATATGAGCCAGGCGTATTCCCCAACGTTGATTGATTTGGCGAAAAGAATTGCTGATGAAGAAACCCTCACGGTACACGAAGGGGTTTACACGGGCATTTCAGGCCCCACCTTTTCGACGACGGCGGAGCTTTCGATGCTTCGAAAGCTGGGAGGAGATGTCGTGGGGATGTCCACTGTACCGGAGGTCATCGTCGCCCGCCATTCCGGGATTGACGTGCTCGGTATTTCCTGTGTCACAGATATGGCGGTGGCCGACGATCACGGAGGCGTAAGCCATGCAGAAGTAATGGAGACGGCCGCGAGAACGAAACCGACATTCATTACGTTTGTAAGACGCATCGTAAATGAGCTTTCTTAG
- a CDS encoding D-alanyl-D-alanine carboxypeptidase family protein, whose protein sequence is MRKKVMAIALSSVLLFLPQMASGEEESTEMAEETGAAILMEVDTGEVLYKKNEHEALPPASMTKIMTMLLIMEDIANDELSFDEMVTTSEKAASMGGSQIFLETGEEMSVRDMLKAIAIASGNDASVAMAEHISGSEETFVERMNERAEELGLEDTTFYNSNGLPADGHETSAHDLAVMARELLQYEEITSFTGVYDDYLRQGTDEEFWLVNTNRLLKFFDGMDGLKTGFTNESKYGLTATAKRDDMRLVTVVMGAETPKMRNADVSELLNYGFANYQVEPMFDQGAAVTSIPVEKGTQDSVVGRLDSNISLLHGKQESSENVTENIELKTLQAPIEKGEVIGKFQLQRGEDTLAESAIVAGETVESASWWQLFKRSTLRIIGVEPEPEDTVSDDDS, encoded by the coding sequence ATGCGGAAAAAAGTTATGGCAATCGCGCTATCATCGGTTCTTTTATTCTTGCCTCAAATGGCTTCAGGGGAAGAAGAATCAACAGAGATGGCGGAGGAAACAGGCGCTGCGATTTTAATGGAAGTCGATACGGGAGAAGTGTTGTATAAAAAAAATGAGCATGAAGCTTTGCCTCCCGCCTCCATGACGAAAATTATGACGATGCTTTTAATTATGGAGGATATCGCTAACGACGAGTTGAGCTTTGATGAAATGGTGACGACGAGCGAGAAAGCCGCTTCCATGGGAGGTTCTCAGATCTTTCTGGAAACGGGAGAAGAAATGTCGGTGCGGGATATGCTGAAGGCCATCGCGATTGCTTCCGGCAACGATGCTTCTGTTGCCATGGCTGAACATATCTCTGGTTCTGAAGAAACATTTGTGGAGCGGATGAACGAAAGAGCGGAGGAGCTCGGGCTGGAAGACACCACGTTTTATAACTCAAACGGTCTCCCGGCTGATGGCCATGAAACAAGTGCCCATGACCTTGCCGTTATGGCCCGTGAACTGCTTCAGTACGAAGAAATCACATCATTTACCGGCGTCTACGATGATTATTTGCGCCAGGGGACAGATGAAGAGTTTTGGCTCGTGAACACAAACCGATTGCTGAAATTTTTTGATGGAATGGACGGGTTGAAAACCGGATTTACCAATGAATCAAAATATGGGCTGACAGCAACGGCAAAACGAGATGATATGCGGCTTGTAACCGTGGTGATGGGGGCAGAAACGCCAAAAATGAGGAATGCAGACGTTAGTGAGCTCCTTAATTACGGTTTCGCCAACTACCAGGTTGAACCGATGTTCGATCAAGGAGCAGCGGTTACTTCCATTCCCGTTGAAAAAGGAACACAAGATTCCGTCGTCGGTCGTCTGGATAGTAACATCAGTTTGCTGCATGGCAAACAAGAGTCTTCCGAGAACGTGACGGAAAATATTGAACTGAAAACGTTGCAAGCGCCTATTGAAAAAGGGGAAGTGATCGGCAAGTTTCAGTTGCAACGGGGAGAGGATACACTTGCAGAATCAGCGATTGTCGCCGGCGAAACCGTGGAAAGCGCCTCTTGGTGGCAATTGTTTAAACGCTCCACGCTGAGAATCATCGGCGTTGAACCGGAGCCGGAGGATACGGTCTCCGATGACGATTCTTGA
- the spoIIAA gene encoding anti-sigma F factor antagonist, translated as MSFNVETEQKNSILCVRLHGELDHHSASALREKVDEALEAPGIEHMIFNAEALTFMDSSGIGVLLGRYKKIQARGGELVVCSVSPSVHRIFEMSGVYKVLRLTDGETHALRTLGEAV; from the coding sequence ATGAGTTTCAACGTTGAAACCGAACAAAAAAACAGCATATTATGCGTGCGCTTGCACGGGGAGTTGGATCACCATTCGGCAAGTGCTTTGCGGGAAAAGGTGGATGAGGCTTTAGAAGCTCCCGGTATTGAACATATGATCTTTAACGCGGAAGCCTTAACATTTATGGATAGTTCCGGGATCGGGGTTCTATTGGGAAGGTACAAAAAAATACAGGCAAGGGGAGGAGAACTCGTCGTTTGCTCGGTTTCTCCTTCCGTGCACCGCATTTTTGAAATGTCGGGGGTATATAAAGTCTTGCGTCTTACGGATGGGGAAACCCATGCATTACGGACATTGGGGGAGGCCGTTTAA
- the spoIIAB gene encoding anti-sigma F factor, translating to MKNEMNMQFSALSQNESFARVSVGAFIAQLDPTMDELTEIRTVVSEAVTNAIIHGYEENPAGTVSLTVVLEDDTVAIIVRDDGGGIGDIEKAREPLYTSKPELERSGMGFTIMENFMDEVNITSSGGTGTTVYVKKQLSRNKVFSH from the coding sequence ATGAAAAACGAAATGAACATGCAATTTTCAGCACTCAGTCAAAATGAATCGTTTGCACGTGTAAGTGTCGGCGCTTTTATTGCCCAACTTGATCCGACGATGGATGAGTTGACCGAAATAAGGACCGTCGTTTCCGAGGCCGTAACAAATGCCATCATTCACGGATACGAAGAAAATCCGGCAGGCACCGTTTCCCTTACCGTCGTTTTAGAAGATGATACGGTTGCGATTATCGTTCGTGATGACGGGGGTGGCATCGGAGATATTGAAAAAGCACGTGAACCTTTGTATACATCAAAACCGGAACTGGAACGTTCGGGGATGGGATTTACGATCATGGAAAATTTCATGGACGAAGTGAATATCACATCTTCCGGCGGGACAGGAACAACGGTCTACGTGAAAAAACAACTGTCCAGAAATAAAGTATTCTCTCATTAA
- the sigF gene encoding RNA polymerase sporulation sigma factor SigF: MQTKTKKGKQPSDEMIRMWIAESQKGSQRARDQLVENNTRLVWSVVQRFLNRGYEGEDLFQIGCIGLMKSIDKFDLNYEVKFSTYAVPMIIGEIQRFIRDDGTVKVSRSLKELNHKIRKEKEEWTKKNGRAPTINEVAEALDVQPEDIVFANEATRSLSSLNETVYENEGDPITLMDQLSNPDETKWFEELALRDVVHHLEQRERLIVFLRYYRDQTQSEVADRLGISQVQVSRLEKKILEKMRKEMVD, encoded by the coding sequence ATGCAGACAAAAACGAAAAAAGGAAAGCAACCTTCCGATGAGATGATACGCATGTGGATTGCCGAAAGCCAAAAAGGCAGCCAACGAGCAAGAGACCAATTGGTGGAAAACAATACCCGTCTCGTATGGTCCGTGGTCCAACGTTTTTTGAACCGTGGCTACGAGGGGGAAGATTTATTCCAGATTGGTTGCATTGGGTTAATGAAGTCGATTGATAAATTTGACTTAAATTATGAGGTGAAGTTTTCTACGTATGCAGTCCCGATGATTATCGGTGAAATTCAACGTTTTATTCGCGATGACGGAACCGTCAAAGTCAGTCGGTCTTTGAAAGAATTAAACCATAAAATCCGGAAAGAAAAAGAAGAATGGACAAAGAAAAACGGAAGAGCACCGACGATCAACGAAGTGGCCGAGGCATTGGACGTGCAACCGGAAGATATCGTATTTGCAAACGAAGCTACTCGCTCGTTGTCCTCCTTAAACGAGACAGTCTATGAAAACGAAGGAGACCCGATCACGCTCATGGATCAGCTCTCGAACCCGGATGAAACAAAATGGTTTGAGGAATTGGCCCTACGAGACGTGGTGCATCATCTTGAACAAAGAGAGCGCTTAATCGTGTTTTTACGATATTATCGGGACCAAACGCAATCAGAAGTTGCCGATAGACTGGGGATCTCTCAAGTTCAAGTTTCAAGGTTGGAAAAAAAAATATTGGAAAAAATGCGCAAAGAGATGGTGGATTGA
- a CDS encoding stage V sporulation protein AE, producing the protein MTKRIIYVTDGDAAAAKAVATAAKTIGIGCLSLSGGNPTTCTYEQLLKSVTESTDEITVLLFDDAGQANEGRGEKLMIRLASEEGINVIGALAVASTERSGDWTKVDVSVDRYGKLSEWGVDKEGFRDIEKNRVHGDTVYSLDQLSIPVIVGIGDLGKMGGRDHPKRGAPVTATALQVIIERGDLTDDKDERPNLNEQSQKERKNI; encoded by the coding sequence ATGACCAAACGAATTATCTATGTCACAGACGGAGATGCCGCGGCAGCAAAAGCGGTGGCAACGGCCGCAAAAACCATCGGCATCGGATGCCTTTCCCTTTCCGGCGGTAACCCGACAACCTGTACATATGAACAATTGCTAAAAAGCGTTACGGAATCAACAGATGAAATTACTGTCCTTTTGTTTGATGACGCCGGTCAAGCTAATGAAGGAAGGGGGGAGAAGCTTATGATTCGACTGGCGAGCGAAGAAGGAATCAACGTGATCGGGGCGCTCGCGGTAGCGTCAACGGAACGGTCGGGGGATTGGACAAAAGTGGATGTCTCGGTGGATCGCTACGGGAAGCTTAGTGAGTGGGGCGTAGACAAAGAGGGCTTTCGTGATATCGAGAAAAACCGTGTGCACGGCGATACGGTTTATAGCCTCGACCAATTATCCATTCCCGTGATTGTCGGCATTGGCGATTTGGGAAAAATGGGTGGCCGTGATCACCCGAAAAGAGGCGCACCGGTGACGGCAACCGCCTTGCAGGTAATCATTGAACGGGGGGATTTAACGGATGACAAAGACGAAAGACCAAATCTTAACGAACAATCTCAAAAAGAACGAAAAAATATTTAA